The following coding sequences lie in one Amycolatopsis cihanbeyliensis genomic window:
- the tyrS gene encoding tyrosine--tRNA ligase encodes MSEHILDELSWRGLIAQSTDLEALRRDLDDGPLTVYAGFDPTAPSLHAGHLVQMLVLRRFQDAGHRPVLLAGGGTGLIGDPRDVGERTLNSEDTVREWAGRLRGQLARFVDFDHPTVPPIEVNNLDWIGRMPVTSFLRDVGKHFSINTMLARDTVKRRLEGEGISYTEFSYMLLQANDYRELFERHGVRLQIGGSDQWGNILAGVDLIRRVHGAQVHALTAPLLTDAEGRKLGKSTGGGNVWLDPELTSPYAWYQYFVNLGDAEVVPCLRMLTFLGRDEVAELETATAERPAARLAQRRLAQELTDLVHGPEQTRQVIAASQALFGRGELAELEPATLDAAMAEVPTGEVRMSDEPTIVDLLLASGLVESKGAARRAVKEGGAYVNNLKIAGDDWRPAAGDALHGRWLVVRRGKRSTAGVKLLG; translated from the coding sequence GTGAGCGAGCACATCCTTGACGAACTGTCCTGGCGCGGGCTGATCGCGCAGTCCACCGATCTGGAGGCGCTGCGGCGTGACCTCGACGACGGGCCGCTCACCGTCTATGCCGGCTTCGACCCGACCGCACCCAGCCTGCACGCCGGTCACCTGGTGCAGATGCTGGTGCTACGCCGGTTCCAGGATGCCGGCCACCGGCCGGTGTTACTCGCCGGCGGCGGTACCGGGCTGATCGGGGACCCCCGGGACGTGGGCGAGCGCACGCTGAACTCAGAGGACACCGTCCGGGAGTGGGCGGGAAGGCTGCGTGGACAGCTCGCCCGCTTCGTCGACTTCGACCACCCGACGGTTCCGCCGATCGAGGTGAACAACCTGGACTGGATCGGTCGGATGCCGGTGACCTCCTTCCTGCGGGACGTCGGCAAGCACTTCTCGATCAACACCATGCTGGCGCGGGACACGGTCAAGCGGAGGCTGGAAGGCGAGGGCATCTCCTACACCGAGTTCAGCTACATGCTGCTGCAGGCCAACGACTACCGGGAGCTCTTCGAGCGCCACGGGGTCCGACTGCAGATCGGCGGCTCCGACCAGTGGGGCAATATCCTGGCCGGGGTGGACCTGATCCGGCGGGTGCACGGCGCGCAGGTGCACGCGTTGACCGCGCCGCTGCTCACCGATGCCGAGGGCCGCAAGCTCGGCAAGTCCACCGGCGGCGGCAACGTGTGGCTGGACCCGGAGCTGACCTCGCCGTATGCCTGGTACCAGTACTTCGTCAACCTCGGTGATGCCGAGGTGGTCCCGTGCCTGCGGATGCTGACCTTCCTCGGCAGGGACGAGGTGGCCGAGCTGGAGACCGCGACCGCGGAACGGCCGGCCGCACGGCTCGCCCAGCGCAGGCTCGCCCAGGAACTCACCGACCTGGTGCACGGCCCGGAACAGACCCGGCAGGTGATCGCCGCCAGCCAGGCGTTGTTCGGCAGGGGAGAGCTGGCCGAGTTGGAACCGGCGACCCTGGACGCCGCGATGGCCGAGGTGCCCACCGGGGAGGTGCGGATGTCCGACGAGCCGACCATCGTGGACCTGCTGCTGGCGAGCGGCTTGGTGGAAAGCAAGGGCGCGGCCCGGCGCGCCGTGAAGGAAGGCGGCGCGTACGTGAACAACCTGAAGATCGCCGGGGACGACTGGCGGCCCGCCGCCGGCGACGCGTTGCATGGGCGCTGGCTCGTCGTGCGCCGGGGCAAGCGCAGCACGGCCGGGGTGAAGCTGCTCGGCTGA
- a CDS encoding DNA-3-methyladenine glycosylase → MGPREQVFTRDELARDPVELAIRLLGCVLESRLADGEVRLRLTEVEAYRGRDDPASHCYRGRTPRNEVMWGPAGHLYVYFVYGMHFCANVVATTEGEAGAVLLRAGEVVDGSELARSRRPTAKGKGEFASGPAVLTSVLGLGREHNGIDLTGPDSPIRLLAGPPVPAAEIRSGPRVGVAAAMDVPWRFWLAGSPSVSAYRRAGRARPRRQVG, encoded by the coding sequence ATCGGACCCCGCGAACAGGTCTTCACCAGGGACGAGCTCGCCCGCGACCCGGTCGAGCTGGCCATCCGCCTGCTCGGCTGCGTGCTGGAGTCGCGCCTGGCCGACGGCGAGGTGCGGCTGCGGCTGACCGAGGTCGAGGCCTACCGGGGTCGGGATGACCCGGCCTCGCACTGCTACCGCGGCCGGACCCCACGCAACGAGGTGATGTGGGGTCCCGCCGGTCATCTGTACGTCTATTTCGTGTACGGGATGCACTTCTGCGCCAATGTGGTGGCGACCACCGAGGGCGAGGCGGGTGCCGTGCTGCTGCGCGCGGGCGAGGTCGTCGACGGCTCCGAGCTGGCGCGTTCCCGCAGGCCCACGGCGAAGGGCAAGGGCGAGTTCGCCAGTGGTCCGGCCGTCCTCACCTCGGTGCTCGGCCTCGGCCGGGAGCACAACGGCATCGATCTGACCGGTCCGGACTCACCGATCCGGCTGCTCGCCGGGCCACCGGTGCCCGCGGCGGAGATCCGCAGCGGGCCACGGGTCGGGGTGGCGGCGGCCATGGACGTTCCCTGGCGGTTCTGGCTGGCCGGATCGCCCTCGGTGTCGGCCTACCGCCGCGCCGGCCGGGCTCGGCCCCGGCGACAAGTCGGTTGA
- the argH gene encoding argininosuccinate lyase, with amino-acid sequence MSDKQPVALWGGRFASGPDAAMAALSASTHFDWRLAPYDIAGSRAHARVLHRAGLLSEDELTGMLAALDTLAADVESGAFTPTVADEDVHTALERGLLERAGAELGGKLRAGRSRNDQVATQFRMWLAAAARRVVSGTLDVIDSLLAQARRYPDAVLPGRTHLQHAQPVLLAHHLLAHAQALLRDVGRLRDWDTRAAESPYGSGALAGSSLGLDPDAVAAELGFPTSVDNSIDGTASRDFAAEFGFAVAMLGVNLSRIAEEVIIWNTAEFGYVTLDDAWATGSSIMPQKKNPDVAELTRGKSGRLIGNLTGLLATLKAQPLAYNRDLQEDKEPVFDSVEQLELLLPAIAGMLDTLTFHTDRLAAMAPAGFTLATDIAEWLVRAGVPFRVAHEAAGECVRVAERRNVGLDELTDEELGTIHPALTPRVREVLTVPGSIASRDARGGTAPARVAEQRERLAAAVAEHRAWTE; translated from the coding sequence GTGAGTGACAAGCAGCCGGTCGCGCTGTGGGGTGGGCGGTTCGCCAGCGGGCCCGACGCGGCGATGGCGGCGCTGAGCGCGTCCACGCACTTCGACTGGCGCCTGGCCCCCTACGACATCGCAGGCTCGCGGGCGCATGCCAGGGTGCTGCACCGGGCCGGTCTGCTGAGCGAGGACGAGCTCACCGGCATGCTGGCGGCACTGGACACCCTGGCCGCGGACGTCGAGTCCGGCGCGTTCACCCCCACGGTCGCCGACGAGGACGTGCACACGGCGCTGGAACGCGGGCTGCTGGAACGTGCCGGCGCCGAGCTCGGCGGCAAGCTGCGGGCCGGGCGTTCCCGCAACGACCAGGTGGCCACCCAGTTCCGGATGTGGCTCGCCGCCGCCGCCCGCCGCGTGGTGTCCGGCACCCTGGACGTGATCGACTCACTGCTGGCCCAGGCACGGCGGTACCCGGACGCGGTACTGCCCGGGCGCACACACCTGCAGCATGCCCAGCCGGTGCTGCTCGCCCACCATCTGCTCGCCCACGCGCAGGCGTTGCTGCGGGACGTCGGCAGGCTGCGGGACTGGGACACCCGCGCGGCCGAGTCACCGTACGGGTCGGGGGCACTGGCCGGCTCCTCGCTCGGGCTCGACCCCGACGCGGTCGCCGCTGAGCTGGGTTTCCCGACGTCGGTGGACAACTCCATCGACGGCACGGCGTCCAGGGACTTCGCCGCCGAGTTCGGCTTCGCCGTGGCGATGCTGGGGGTGAACCTGTCCAGGATCGCCGAAGAGGTGATCATCTGGAACACCGCGGAGTTCGGCTACGTGACCCTGGACGATGCCTGGGCCACCGGCAGCTCGATCATGCCGCAGAAGAAGAATCCGGACGTGGCCGAGCTGACGAGGGGCAAGTCGGGCCGGTTGATCGGCAACCTCACGGGTCTGCTGGCAACGCTCAAGGCACAGCCACTGGCATACAACCGGGACCTGCAGGAGGACAAGGAACCGGTCTTCGACTCCGTCGAACAGCTCGAGCTGCTGCTCCCCGCGATCGCGGGCATGCTCGACACCCTCACCTTCCACACCGACCGCCTCGCCGCCATGGCGCCGGCCGGATTCACCCTCGCCACCGACATCGCGGAGTGGTTGGTGCGTGCCGGTGTCCCGTTCCGGGTCGCACACGAGGCGGCGGGGGAATGCGTCCGGGTCGCCGAGCGGCGGAACGTCGGGCTGGACGAGCTCACCGACGAGGAACTGGGGACGATCCACCCCGCACTCACCCCGCGGGTGCGCGAGGTGCTCACCGTTCCGGGTTCGATAGCGTCCAGGGACGCGCGTGGCGGTACCGCCCCGGCCAGGGTCGCCGAGCAGCGGGAACGCCTGGCCGCCGCGGTGGCCGAGCACCGCGCCTGGACCGAGTAA
- a CDS encoding argininosuccinate synthase, whose protein sequence is MTERIVLAYSGGLDTSVAIGWIAEETGAEVVAVAVDLGQGGEDLETIRKRALDCGAVEAVVADARDEFADQYCLPALRANALYMDRYPLVSALSRPVIVKHLAEAAKYHGASTVAHGCTGKGNDQVRFEVGVGALAPDLKVIAPVRDFAWTREKAIAYAEERDLPIDVTKKSPFSVDQNVWGRAVETGFLEDLWNAPTKDVYSYTEDPTVHWQAPDEVVITFDRGVPVAIDGETVTMLEAIQQLNRRAGAHGIGRLDMVEDRLVGIKSREVYEAPGAIALITAHQELENVTVERDLARFKRQVEQRWGELVYDGLWFSPLKEALDGFVGTTQDHVSGDIRMALHGGNVTVNGRRSEQSLYDFNLATYDEGDTFDQSLAKGFVQLWGLPSKIAAKRDQKA, encoded by the coding sequence GTGACTGAGCGGATCGTGCTCGCCTACTCGGGTGGGCTGGACACCTCCGTGGCGATCGGCTGGATCGCCGAGGAGACCGGGGCCGAGGTGGTGGCGGTGGCCGTCGACCTCGGGCAGGGCGGCGAAGACCTGGAGACCATCCGCAAGCGTGCGCTCGACTGCGGCGCGGTGGAGGCGGTGGTCGCCGACGCGCGCGACGAGTTCGCCGACCAGTACTGCCTGCCCGCGCTACGGGCCAACGCGCTCTACATGGACCGCTACCCGCTGGTCTCGGCGCTGTCCCGGCCGGTGATCGTCAAGCATCTCGCCGAGGCCGCCAAGTACCACGGTGCCTCCACGGTGGCGCACGGCTGCACCGGCAAGGGCAACGACCAGGTGCGGTTCGAGGTCGGTGTGGGCGCGCTCGCCCCGGACCTCAAGGTGATCGCTCCGGTCCGGGACTTCGCCTGGACCAGGGAGAAGGCCATCGCCTACGCGGAGGAGCGCGACCTGCCGATCGACGTCACCAAGAAGTCCCCGTTCTCGGTCGACCAGAACGTGTGGGGCCGCGCGGTGGAGACCGGCTTCCTCGAGGACCTGTGGAACGCCCCGACCAAGGACGTCTACTCCTACACCGAGGACCCGACGGTGCACTGGCAGGCGCCGGACGAGGTGGTCATCACCTTCGACAGGGGCGTTCCGGTGGCCATCGACGGCGAGACCGTCACCATGCTGGAGGCCATCCAGCAGCTCAACCGACGGGCCGGCGCGCACGGGATCGGGCGGCTGGACATGGTGGAGGACCGGCTCGTCGGCATCAAGAGCCGCGAGGTGTACGAGGCGCCGGGCGCGATTGCGCTGATCACCGCGCACCAGGAGCTGGAGAACGTCACGGTGGAGCGTGACCTGGCCCGGTTCAAGCGGCAGGTGGAGCAGCGCTGGGGCGAGCTGGTCTACGACGGCCTCTGGTTCTCCCCGCTCAAGGAGGCGCTGGACGGGTTCGTCGGTACCACCCAGGACCATGTCTCCGGCGACATCAGGATGGCGTTGCACGGCGGCAACGTCACCGTCAACGGCAGGCGCAGCGAGCAGTCGCTCTACGATTTCAACCTGGCCACCTACGACGAGGGCGACACCTTCGACCAGTCCCTGGCCAAGGGCTTCGTCCAGCTGTGGGGTCTGCCCAGCAAGATCGCGGCCAAGCGCGACCAGAAGGCCTAG
- a CDS encoding arginine repressor, translating to MSRASRQARITELVSTMAIRSQTELAKLLAAEGIEVTQATLSRDLDELGAVKLRGADSGAPVYVIPEDGSPVRGVQGGTSRLSRLLAELLVSADYSGNLTVLRTPPGAAQFMASAIDRAALAEVVGSIAGDDTIAVIAREPLTGKDLADRFVALARRSSTLDVEESEGD from the coding sequence ATGAGCAGGGCGTCCCGGCAGGCCAGGATCACCGAGCTGGTGTCTACCATGGCTATTCGCAGCCAGACCGAGTTGGCGAAACTGCTCGCCGCCGAGGGAATCGAGGTCACCCAGGCCACCCTGTCCAGGGATCTGGACGAACTCGGCGCGGTCAAGCTGCGCGGTGCCGACTCCGGGGCGCCGGTGTACGTGATCCCCGAGGACGGCAGCCCCGTTCGTGGCGTGCAGGGTGGCACCTCGCGGCTGTCCCGGCTGCTGGCCGAGCTGCTGGTCTCGGCGGACTACTCGGGCAACCTGACCGTGCTGCGTACCCCGCCGGGCGCCGCACAGTTCATGGCCAGCGCGATCGACCGGGCGGCGCTGGCCGAGGTCGTCGGCTCGATCGCGGGGGACGACACCATCGCGGTGATCGCCAGGGAACCGCTCACCGGAAAGGACCTGGCCGACCGCTTCGTCGCACTGGCGAGGCGATCATCTACTTTGGACGTTGAAGAAAGCGAAGGAGACTGA
- the argF gene encoding ornithine carbamoyltransferase gives MPRHFLRDDDLGPGEQLAVLDLADELKKQPLGDALAGPRTVAAIFEKSSTRTRFSFEAGIVQLGGHPVIVDGRTMQLGREETLEDTARVLSRYVDAIVWRTFTHARIEAFASAADVPVVNALTDEFHPCQVLADLQTVRQRTGTLAGLTLTYLGDGANNMAHSLLLGGVTAGMHVRVAAPPDFHPLPWVLDAVAARAAETGGSARVFTDPLAAVDGADVVSTDSWTSMGQENDGKDRVSPFWPYQVNTELLGRTGKNTIVLHDLPAHRGREITDEVIDGPASAVWDEAENRLHAQKALLVWLLGAGQERR, from the coding sequence ATGCCGCGGCACTTCCTCCGTGACGACGACCTCGGCCCCGGGGAGCAACTCGCCGTCCTCGACCTCGCCGACGAGCTGAAGAAGCAGCCGCTCGGCGACGCACTCGCCGGCCCGAGGACCGTCGCGGCGATCTTCGAGAAGAGCTCCACCCGTACCCGGTTCTCCTTCGAGGCGGGCATCGTCCAGCTCGGCGGTCATCCGGTGATCGTGGACGGGCGCACCATGCAGCTCGGCCGCGAGGAGACGCTTGAGGACACCGCGCGGGTGCTGTCCAGGTACGTGGACGCCATCGTGTGGCGTACCTTCACGCACGCCCGGATCGAGGCGTTCGCCTCGGCCGCGGACGTGCCGGTGGTCAACGCCCTCACCGACGAGTTCCACCCCTGCCAGGTCCTCGCCGACCTGCAGACCGTGCGGCAACGTACGGGCACCCTCGCCGGGTTGACCCTGACCTATCTCGGTGACGGCGCGAACAACATGGCCCATTCGCTGCTGCTCGGTGGGGTCACCGCGGGCATGCATGTGCGGGTGGCGGCGCCGCCGGACTTCCACCCGCTGCCCTGGGTGCTCGACGCGGTGGCCGCCAGGGCGGCCGAGACCGGCGGCAGTGCGCGGGTGTTCACCGATCCGCTGGCCGCCGTGGACGGCGCGGATGTGGTGAGTACGGACTCCTGGACCTCGATGGGACAGGAGAACGACGGCAAGGACAGGGTGTCGCCGTTCTGGCCGTACCAGGTGAACACCGAGCTGCTCGGCCGCACCGGCAAGAACACCATCGTGCTGCACGACCTGCCCGCGCACCGGGGCAGGGAGATCACCGACGAGGTGATCGACGGTCCGGCGAGCGCGGTGTGGGACGAGGCGGAGAATCGTCTGCACGCGCAGAAGGCCCTGCTGGTGTGGCTGCTCGGGGCGGGGCAGGAGCGACGATGA
- a CDS encoding acetylornithine transaminase, with translation MDGQGHWTSALMDNYGTPELTLVRGEGATVWDAEGNAYLDLVGGIAVNALGHAHPAVVAAVTEQIGRLGHTSNLYVNPVTVELAEALLDVAGFAGAGRVLFVNSGAEANEAALKISRLTGRTKVVACEQAFHGRTMGALALTGQPTKKEPFEPLVPGVTHVPFGDTAALREAVDGETAAVVLEPMLGEAGVVPAPDGYLQAAREITRQAGALLVLDEVQTGLGRTGGWFAFQHAGITPDLITLAKGLGGGLPLGAVIGVGEAGELLKPGQHGTTFGGNPVCCAAGLAVLRTIAEEGLNDHVAALGKDIASGVEELDHPLVTGVRGAGLLIGITLREPAAPAVARAAQAAGYLVNPVAPDTLRLAPPLILSEEQAAGFLAALPDALDTTTKGA, from the coding sequence ATGGACGGCCAGGGGCACTGGACCTCGGCCCTGATGGACAACTACGGCACCCCGGAGCTCACCCTGGTGCGCGGCGAGGGCGCCACGGTGTGGGATGCCGAGGGGAACGCGTATCTCGACCTGGTCGGCGGCATCGCGGTGAACGCGCTCGGCCACGCGCATCCGGCGGTGGTCGCCGCGGTCACCGAGCAGATCGGCAGGCTCGGCCACACCTCGAATCTCTACGTCAACCCGGTCACCGTCGAACTGGCGGAGGCCCTGCTGGACGTGGCCGGGTTCGCCGGAGCGGGGCGGGTGCTGTTCGTCAACTCCGGCGCCGAGGCCAACGAGGCGGCGTTGAAGATCAGCAGGCTGACCGGTCGCACCAAGGTCGTGGCCTGTGAACAGGCCTTCCACGGCCGCACGATGGGGGCGCTGGCGCTGACCGGGCAACCGACCAAGAAGGAGCCGTTCGAACCGCTGGTTCCCGGCGTCACCCATGTCCCCTTCGGCGACACCGCCGCGTTGCGGGAGGCCGTGGACGGGGAGACCGCCGCCGTGGTGCTCGAGCCCATGCTCGGTGAGGCAGGGGTGGTGCCCGCGCCGGACGGCTACCTGCAGGCGGCACGGGAGATCACCAGGCAGGCCGGTGCGCTGCTGGTCCTGGACGAGGTACAGACCGGCCTCGGCCGTACCGGCGGCTGGTTCGCCTTTCAGCACGCCGGGATCACCCCGGACCTCATCACCCTGGCCAAGGGCCTTGGTGGTGGCCTCCCGCTCGGCGCGGTGATCGGCGTCGGCGAGGCGGGTGAGCTGCTCAAGCCGGGCCAACACGGCACCACCTTCGGTGGTAACCCGGTGTGCTGCGCGGCGGGGCTGGCCGTGCTGCGCACCATCGCGGAGGAGGGCCTGAACGACCATGTCGCGGCGCTCGGCAAGGACATCGCCAGCGGGGTGGAGGAACTGGACCACCCGCTGGTGACCGGTGTCCGCGGTGCCGGGCTGCTGATCGGCATCACCCTGCGCGAGCCCGCCGCCCCCGCTGTGGCCAGGGCCGCGCAGGCCGCCGGCTACCTGGTCAACCCCGTCGCGCCGGACACCCTCCGGCTCGCACCCCCGCTGATCCTGAGTGAGGAGCAGGCCGCGGGCTTTCTCGCCGCGCTGCCCGACGCGCTCGACACCACCACGAAAGGCGCCTGA
- the argB gene encoding acetylglutamate kinase — translation MSPAEAIVPPRERLATAAEKAGVLVEALPWLQRFHGAVVVLKYGGNAMVDEELKAAFAQDMVFLRLAGLHPVVVHGGGPQITTMLDRLGIEGEFRGGLRVTTPETMDVVRMVLVGQVSRELVGLINAHGPYAVGISGEDAHLFTAQRKQAVVDGEAVDIGLVGEVVGVNPDAVLDIVNAGRIPVVSTVAPDVDGVVHNVNADTAAGALAAALGAEKLVVLTDIEGLYANWPDRSSLINRIRVDKLEELLPSLSSGMIPKMEACVRAIRGGVRRAHVIDGRLAHSVLLEVFTSEGIGTMVLPEEDSP, via the coding sequence ATGAGCCCGGCGGAAGCGATCGTGCCGCCGCGGGAGCGGCTGGCGACGGCGGCCGAGAAGGCGGGTGTGCTGGTGGAGGCGCTGCCCTGGCTGCAGCGGTTCCACGGCGCGGTCGTCGTGCTCAAGTACGGCGGCAACGCCATGGTGGACGAGGAGCTGAAGGCGGCGTTCGCCCAGGACATGGTGTTCCTGCGGCTGGCGGGGCTGCACCCGGTCGTGGTGCACGGCGGCGGCCCGCAGATCACCACGATGCTGGACCGACTCGGCATCGAGGGCGAGTTCCGCGGCGGGCTGCGCGTCACCACCCCGGAGACCATGGATGTGGTGCGCATGGTGCTGGTCGGGCAGGTCAGCCGCGAGCTGGTCGGTCTGATCAACGCGCACGGCCCGTACGCCGTGGGGATCTCCGGTGAGGACGCGCACCTGTTCACCGCGCAACGCAAGCAGGCCGTCGTGGACGGGGAGGCGGTGGACATCGGGCTGGTCGGCGAGGTCGTCGGGGTGAACCCGGACGCCGTGCTGGACATCGTGAACGCCGGCCGCATCCCGGTGGTGTCCACGGTCGCGCCCGATGTCGACGGGGTGGTGCACAACGTCAACGCGGACACGGCGGCGGGCGCGCTGGCCGCGGCGCTCGGCGCGGAGAAGCTCGTGGTACTCACCGATATCGAGGGGCTCTACGCGAACTGGCCGGACCGATCCTCGCTGATCAACCGAATTCGGGTGGACAAGCTGGAGGAGCTGCTGCCCTCGCTGTCCAGCGGCATGATCCCGAAGATGGAGGCCTGCGTGCGCGCGATACGGGGCGGGGTGCGCCGGGCGCACGTCATCGACGGGCGACTGGCCCATTCGGTGTTGTTGGAAGTGTTCACATCCGAGGGGATCGGCACCATGGTGCTGCCGGAGGAGGATTCGCCGTGA
- the argJ gene encoding bifunctional glutamate N-acetyltransferase/amino-acid acetyltransferase ArgJ has product MSIRVDRDTGVTAPSGFRAAGVAAGIKSSGGPDLALVVNDGPEFTAAGVFTTNAVKAAPVLWSQEVLRHRRLRAVVLNSGGANAATGPGGFQDTHATAEKVADRLDTGAIEVAVCSTGLIGERLPMDAVLSGVDCAMSRLDTTATAGLAAAGAVLTTDTHAKQAAARASGWSVGGFAKGAGMLAPNLATMLAVLTTDAVLTGEVLDTALRAATRVTFDRLDVDGGTSTNDTVLLLSSGTSGITPDEREFTEALTAVSLDLVHQLRADAEGVTKEIDIVVRGAASEADAITVGRTVAEDNLVKTALFGSDPNWGRIAMAAGRCGARVDPATLSIHINGVTLCSAGGAAADRSAADLSGKEVEIVIDLGVGAAEATILTTDLSHGYVDENSAYSS; this is encoded by the coding sequence ATGAGCATTCGGGTCGACCGGGACACGGGGGTCACCGCTCCCAGCGGTTTCCGCGCGGCCGGTGTCGCCGCGGGCATCAAGAGTTCGGGTGGTCCCGACCTCGCCCTCGTGGTGAACGACGGTCCGGAGTTCACCGCGGCGGGTGTGTTCACCACCAACGCGGTGAAGGCCGCGCCCGTGCTGTGGTCGCAGGAGGTGCTGCGGCACCGCAGGTTGCGCGCCGTGGTGCTGAACTCCGGCGGAGCCAACGCCGCCACCGGTCCCGGCGGGTTCCAGGACACCCACGCGACCGCGGAGAAGGTCGCCGACCGCCTGGACACCGGTGCGATCGAGGTCGCCGTCTGCTCGACCGGACTGATCGGCGAACGGCTACCGATGGACGCCGTCCTTTCCGGTGTGGACTGTGCGATGAGCAGGCTCGATACGACGGCCACCGCCGGCCTCGCGGCCGCGGGCGCCGTGCTGACCACCGACACCCATGCCAAGCAGGCGGCCGCGCGCGCGAGCGGCTGGAGCGTCGGCGGGTTCGCCAAGGGCGCGGGGATGCTGGCCCCGAACCTGGCGACGATGCTCGCGGTGCTCACCACCGACGCGGTGCTCACCGGCGAGGTACTGGACACCGCGCTGCGCGCCGCGACCCGGGTCACCTTCGATCGGCTCGATGTGGACGGCGGCACCTCCACCAACGACACGGTGCTGCTGCTGTCCTCCGGCACGAGCGGGATCACGCCGGACGAGCGGGAGTTCACCGAGGCGCTCACCGCGGTGAGCCTCGATCTCGTGCACCAGCTGCGCGCCGACGCCGAGGGCGTGACCAAGGAGATCGACATCGTGGTCCGGGGCGCCGCCAGCGAGGCCGACGCGATCACGGTCGGCCGCACCGTCGCCGAGGACAACCTGGTCAAGACCGCGCTGTTCGGCTCGGACCCGAACTGGGGGCGGATCGCCATGGCGGCCGGTCGCTGCGGTGCGCGGGTCGATCCGGCGACGCTGTCCATCCACATCAACGGGGTGACGCTGTGCTCCGCCGGTGGCGCGGCCGCGGACCGCTCCGCGGCCGACCTGTCCGGCAAGGAGGTCGAGATCGTCATCGACCTCGGTGTGGGCGCGGCGGAGGCGACCATCCTCACCACCGACCTCTCGCACGGCTACGTCGACGAGAACAGCGCGTACTCCTCATGA
- the argC gene encoding N-acetyl-gamma-glutamyl-phosphate reductase, protein MTVKVAVAGASGYAGGELLRLLLAHPGVEIGALTAASSAGTPLGQHQPHLAPLADRMLVETGPDTLAGHDVVFLALPHGHSAELAALLGPDVLVVDLGADHRLSDAADWRRWYGGDHAGSWPYGLPELPGGRDRLRGTKRVAVPGCYPTGGLLALAPALAAGLVRPEVTVVSVTGTSGAGRSLKPHLLGSEVMGSASAYGVAGAHRHTPEFVQGLGAVAGERVTVSFTPVLAPMPRGILTTASARLSPGADGATARSAYLDAYANEPFVQVLAPGSWPATAATIGSNNVQLQLEVDADAGRLVVVAAIDNLTKGTAGAAVQSMNLALGLPEATGLTTAGVAP, encoded by the coding sequence ATGACGGTGAAGGTTGCGGTGGCCGGGGCGAGTGGCTACGCGGGCGGGGAGCTGTTGCGCCTGCTGCTGGCGCACCCCGGGGTGGAGATCGGCGCGCTGACTGCCGCGAGCAGCGCCGGGACGCCGCTGGGGCAACACCAGCCCCACCTGGCGCCACTCGCCGACCGGATGCTGGTGGAGACCGGGCCGGACACGCTGGCCGGACATGACGTGGTCTTCCTCGCGCTGCCGCACGGGCACTCCGCCGAGCTCGCCGCCCTGCTGGGCCCGGACGTGTTGGTCGTCGATCTCGGCGCGGACCATCGGCTGTCCGACGCGGCGGACTGGCGGCGCTGGTACGGAGGCGACCACGCCGGTTCCTGGCCGTACGGCCTGCCGGAGCTACCCGGCGGCCGGGACAGGCTGCGCGGCACCAAGCGGGTGGCGGTGCCCGGGTGTTACCCGACCGGCGGCCTGCTGGCCCTCGCGCCGGCGCTGGCCGCCGGACTGGTGCGGCCCGAGGTGACGGTGGTGTCGGTCACCGGTACCTCCGGCGCCGGCAGGAGCCTGAAGCCGCATCTGCTCGGCTCGGAGGTCATGGGTTCGGCCAGCGCCTACGGGGTGGCCGGCGCGCATCGGCACACCCCGGAGTTCGTGCAGGGGCTCGGCGCGGTGGCCGGTGAACGGGTCACCGTGTCCTTCACCCCGGTGCTCGCCCCGATGCCCCGCGGCATCCTGACCACCGCGAGCGCCCGGCTCTCGCCCGGAGCGGACGGTGCCACCGCGCGCTCGGCCTACCTCGATGCCTACGCGAACGAGCCGTTCGTGCAGGTGCTCGCCCCCGGGTCCTGGCCGGCCACGGCGGCCACGATCGGCTCGAACAACGTGCAGCTGCAACTCGAGGTGGACGCCGACGCCGGGAGGCTGGTCGTGGTGGCCGCGATCGACAACCTCACCAAGGGCACCGCGGGAGCCGCGGTGCAATCCATGAACCTGGCCCTCGGTCTTCCCGAGGCCACCGGACTCACCACGGCAGGAGTAGCGCCATGA